From one Chryseobacterium sp. 3008163 genomic stretch:
- a CDS encoding TCR/Tet family MFS transporter yields the protein MMEKSKKKAAMSFIFITLLIDITGWGIIIPVVPALIKELIHADISEAAKYGGWLGFAYAFTQFIFSPIVGNLSDKFGRRPIILISLFGFAVDYILLALSPTIIWLFAGRIIAGITGASVTTASAYIADISTDEDRAKNFGLIGAAFGLGFIIGPVIGGVLGHYGARVPFYAAAVLCLLNFLYGYFILPESLDKDKRREYSWKRANPVGSFKFLGKHPEISGLIVALILIYIAGHAVQSNWSFFTMYEFDWTERMVGISLGVVGLLVGLVQGVLIRWTTPKLGEQKSIYYGLALYALGMLLFSFATEGWMMFVFLIPYCLGGICGPALQSVITKSVPSNEQGELQGALTSLMSATSIIGPPMMTQLFFYFTHKDAPFKFSGAPFFLAFILMTISVAVTYYAFQKKKS from the coding sequence ATTATGGAAAAATCGAAAAAGAAAGCCGCCATGAGCTTTATTTTCATCACCTTACTGATTGATATTACAGGGTGGGGAATTATCATTCCGGTGGTTCCGGCATTGATCAAAGAATTGATTCATGCGGACATCAGCGAAGCGGCCAAATATGGTGGCTGGCTTGGGTTTGCGTATGCATTTACCCAATTTATTTTTTCGCCCATTGTTGGGAATCTGAGTGACAAATTCGGACGAAGACCCATAATTTTGATTTCACTTTTCGGTTTTGCGGTAGATTATATTCTTTTAGCGTTATCACCAACAATAATCTGGCTTTTTGCAGGGAGAATTATTGCCGGAATTACCGGAGCAAGTGTGACCACAGCAAGTGCCTATATTGCAGATATTTCAACCGACGAAGACAGAGCTAAAAACTTTGGTTTAATTGGAGCTGCGTTTGGTCTTGGATTTATCATCGGGCCTGTGATTGGCGGTGTTTTGGGACATTATGGTGCTAGAGTTCCATTTTACGCAGCAGCAGTTTTATGCTTATTAAATTTCTTATACGGATATTTCATTCTTCCCGAAAGTTTAGATAAAGATAAAAGACGAGAATATAGCTGGAAACGTGCAAATCCGGTTGGTTCATTTAAATTTTTAGGCAAACATCCGGAAATTTCAGGTTTGATTGTCGCTTTAATTTTAATCTACATCGCAGGTCATGCAGTTCAAAGCAACTGGAGTTTCTTCACAATGTATGAATTTGACTGGACGGAAAGAATGGTCGGAATTTCTCTCGGCGTAGTCGGACTTTTAGTAGGTTTGGTACAAGGAGTTTTAATTCGTTGGACAACTCCAAAATTAGGCGAACAAAAAAGTATCTACTACGGTTTGGCTTTATATGCACTAGGAATGTTGTTATTCTCATTTGCCACAGAAGGCTGGATGATGTTTGTATTTTTAATTCCTTATTGTTTAGGTGGAATTTGCGGGCCAGCATTGCAGTCTGTAATTACCAAAAGTGTTCCCAGCAACGAACAGGGGGAACTTCAGGGAGCTTTAACGAGTTTAATGAGCGCAACTTCAATTATCGGTCCGCCAATGATGACGCAGTTATTTTTCTATTTTACACATAAAGATGCCCCTTTTAAATTTTCGGGAGCTCCGTTCTTTTTGGCGTTCATTTTGATGACGATTAGTGTGGCGGTCACTTATTATGCTTTTCAGAAAAAGAAATCTTAA
- a CDS encoding phosphatase PAP2 family protein: MEEIILEDKKAFLYLNNLGDTPFDQFWLMVSGTWIWVPLYIIFCYFLYKNFKLKSLLYILLFVAIGVTISDQVSGIFKYGVARLRPCHDPSLQSYMRIVKCGGQFGFYSAHASNTFFLASYLSFLLKDKLKWFPYVIFVWAVVVSYSRIYLGVHFPIDILVGAFVGILLGAIFSVLAKKVINKQTI, encoded by the coding sequence ATGGAAGAGATCATTCTTGAAGATAAAAAGGCATTTCTGTACCTTAATAATTTAGGTGATACGCCATTCGATCAGTTCTGGCTCATGGTTTCCGGAACATGGATCTGGGTGCCGCTTTACATCATTTTCTGTTATTTTCTTTATAAAAATTTTAAGCTTAAATCTTTACTGTATATTCTTCTTTTCGTTGCAATCGGGGTCACGATTTCCGATCAGGTATCAGGGATTTTCAAGTATGGCGTTGCGAGATTAAGACCCTGTCACGACCCAAGTTTACAGTCTTATATGAGAATTGTAAAATGTGGCGGACAGTTCGGTTTTTACTCTGCACATGCCTCAAATACCTTCTTTTTAGCAAGTTATTTAAGTTTTTTGTTAAAAGATAAGCTTAAATGGTTTCCTTATGTTATATTTGTTTGGGCTGTGGTAGTATCATACAGTCGCATTTATTTAGGAGTGCATTTCCCGATAGATATTTTGGTGGGGGCGTTTGTTGGAATTTTATTGGGAGCGATATTTTCTGTGCTCGCAAAAAAAGTCATCAACAAACAAACTATATAA
- a CDS encoding YihY/virulence factor BrkB family protein, which translates to MAIKVPGFLLKVQDFLDDIHIPLLGISLWQLFQIYFAGVFKGKIGKKAAAISWSFTLSLFPFILFLLSVLPYMPHYDKLQFYIFEVLMHNIFPSNIEGDVRGYIENNIIPNMKGISNLTILIALVFATNGTFSIINGFNENSKEKLPDVKEFILSFFITIGFVTIVFLALFGVYYSEVVLKLFTPKYNISWLVNNLSKIIGFVSFPVFFFLLLTMFYWLGTVKIIRFRQAVPGAILTTVLFILTTYLFTLYVKNIARYNVLYGSIGSMILLMVWVNVNVYLLLFGNELNMALRKLRVEKLLADELKKEASHYQSKSEEPNLDSDEEHIRSIIQEIKKEEDEKSNG; encoded by the coding sequence ATGGCAATAAAAGTTCCGGGTTTTCTTTTGAAAGTTCAAGATTTTCTAGATGATATACATATTCCACTTTTGGGAATATCACTTTGGCAGTTATTTCAAATCTATTTTGCTGGTGTTTTCAAAGGTAAAATAGGGAAGAAGGCCGCCGCAATCTCCTGGAGTTTTACGTTGAGTTTATTTCCTTTTATTCTGTTTTTGCTTTCTGTTTTGCCTTATATGCCGCATTATGATAAGCTTCAGTTTTATATTTTTGAAGTGTTGATGCACAATATTTTCCCATCTAATATCGAAGGAGATGTGAGAGGTTATATTGAAAATAACATTATTCCCAATATGAAGGGAATCAGTAATTTAACGATTCTTATTGCCCTTGTTTTTGCAACCAACGGAACATTTTCTATTATTAATGGTTTTAATGAAAATTCTAAAGAGAAACTTCCTGATGTTAAAGAATTTATTCTGTCATTTTTCATCACAATTGGCTTTGTTACCATTGTATTTTTAGCGCTTTTTGGCGTTTACTATTCTGAGGTTGTTCTTAAGCTTTTTACACCAAAATATAATATTTCCTGGCTCGTCAATAACCTTTCAAAGATCATCGGTTTTGTATCATTTCCAGTATTCTTTTTCCTTTTGCTGACTATGTTTTATTGGTTGGGAACGGTGAAAATAATCAGATTCAGACAGGCGGTTCCGGGAGCGATTCTCACAACGGTTTTATTTATTCTTACAACTTATCTGTTTACGCTTTATGTGAAAAATATCGCACGTTATAACGTACTATATGGATCGATTGGAAGTATGATTTTATTGATGGTCTGGGTAAATGTCAACGTTTACCTCCTTCTTTTTGGGAATGAATTGAATATGGCCTTGCGAAAATTAAGAGTTGAAAAACTTTTGGCAGACGAGCTCAAAAAAGAAGCCTCTCATTATCAGTCAAAAAGTGAAGAGCCCAATCTCGACAGTGATGAAGAGCATATCCGCAGTATTATACAAGAAATTAAAAAAGAAGAAGATGAAAAATCTAACGGTTAA
- a CDS encoding DUF4421 family protein produces MKSSFIKFIFLSLSGITFGQEVIDADEKKYLEEDHNKISLVAGVSYVNNSFGLYYEDQTFLLKPNDSFYTEFFLRYRWLDASVSFAPKFVRINNDDDTKGRTKYFNLGFAFFLSPKLRQYVNYNQVKGLYFESTKRFFETVFKDEFNGEFSDDYMLFPDAKYQSFTGETSYLWLGNKDNYRSYTNMTYKPLKNDFVLISGLLYQYNMMKDTNHVIYQGINLSDADAGSSITKDIRLTLRTGGGMQKVIGKNWYAIVELYPQVYYAHLINENYKEFNIGLNSNTRIGFDNGKWFFGGGAQLNWINSTNENFYSTTNWLFRFGLGFRINSPKFVNQQFDKIDQILK; encoded by the coding sequence ATGAAATCTTCTTTCATTAAATTTATATTTTTAAGCTTATCAGGAATAACTTTCGGTCAGGAAGTTATCGATGCCGATGAGAAAAAATATCTTGAAGAAGACCACAACAAAATTTCATTGGTTGCCGGTGTCAGTTACGTGAATAATTCTTTCGGACTTTACTATGAAGATCAGACTTTTCTCCTCAAACCGAATGATTCTTTTTATACCGAATTTTTCCTGAGATACCGATGGCTGGACGCAAGTGTTTCGTTTGCTCCTAAGTTTGTAAGAATCAACAATGATGATGATACTAAAGGTAGAACGAAATATTTTAATCTCGGATTTGCGTTTTTCCTAAGTCCAAAATTGAGACAGTATGTGAATTACAATCAGGTGAAAGGTTTGTATTTTGAAAGCACTAAAAGATTTTTTGAGACTGTTTTTAAAGATGAATTTAATGGAGAATTCAGTGACGATTATATGCTGTTTCCTGATGCCAAATATCAATCTTTTACTGGTGAAACAAGTTATCTCTGGTTGGGAAATAAAGACAATTACAGAAGCTACACCAATATGACTTATAAGCCATTGAAAAATGATTTTGTGCTTATTTCCGGTTTGCTTTATCAATATAATATGATGAAAGATACAAACCATGTCATTTATCAAGGGATAAATCTTTCGGATGCTGACGCAGGGAGTTCTATTACAAAAGATATCCGACTGACGTTGAGAACCGGAGGAGGAATGCAGAAAGTAATTGGGAAAAATTGGTATGCAATTGTGGAACTTTATCCGCAGGTTTATTACGCTCATCTGATTAATGAAAATTATAAAGAATTTAATATTGGTTTAAACTCAAATACACGAATAGGTTTTGACAATGGAAAATGGTTCTTCGGCGGAGGGGCACAGCTCAATTGGATCAACAGTACGAATGAGAATTTTTACTCTACGACCAATTGGTTATTTCGTTTCGGATTGGGTTTTAGAATAAATTCCCCTAAATTTGTCAATCAACAGTTTGACAAGATTGATCAAATTTTAAAATAA
- a CDS encoding tRNA (cytidine(34)-2'-O)-methyltransferase, which translates to MLNIVLVEPEIPNNTGNIGRLCVGTESRLHLIHPLGFLIDDKNLKRSGLDYWVHLDVSEYANVEEWMKVIPDPSRVFLMSSHAEKSYLEIDFQDGDWLVFGKESVGLSKDVLNLFENHLTIPMSNLIRSFNIANSVAFVVGEAKRQINLKL; encoded by the coding sequence ATGTTAAACATCGTTCTTGTAGAACCGGAAATCCCTAATAACACAGGCAATATCGGAAGATTATGCGTAGGAACCGAAAGCCGATTACACCTCATTCATCCTCTCGGATTTTTAATTGATGACAAAAACCTCAAACGTTCAGGTTTAGATTATTGGGTGCATCTTGATGTTTCAGAATATGCCAATGTTGAAGAATGGATGAAGGTAATTCCTGATCCATCCAGAGTTTTTCTGATGAGTTCTCATGCTGAAAAATCTTATCTTGAAATAGATTTTCAGGATGGTGACTGGCTGGTTTTCGGGAAAGAAAGTGTGGGATTGAGCAAAGATGTTTTAAACCTATTTGAAAATCACTTAACGATACCGATGTCTAATCTGATCAGAAGTTTTAATATTGCAAATTCTGTGGCGTTTGTAGTGGGAGAGGCAAAAAGACAAATTAACCTAAAACTTTAG
- a CDS encoding tetratricopeptide repeat protein, which translates to MKKHLFIITLAVSSLQFFSAQDKKIAEECMQKADYKCAEEQYAKLADKEMIQQYQSEYFNNLGTAQRRLGKTAEAFKSYESALKSNPKSAAVYANLGSLHNQKGSKTKALDYLNKGLIADDQNAEMYLTRAKVYEGLNKKDLAEKDLNQILTFAPDNIFARTGLANLKKRNGNLEGSLSDYNKLLSEKPESLLYNGRADVYLKLKKYKEALADVNKAISIDPKFSQSYVTKALILFDSAKDKEACASLDKAVATGYEKAALTEQYAKCVKK; encoded by the coding sequence ATGAAAAAACATCTATTCATTATTACTTTAGCGGTTTCATCGCTACAATTTTTCTCAGCTCAAGATAAAAAGATCGCAGAAGAATGCATGCAAAAGGCCGATTACAAATGTGCCGAAGAGCAGTATGCAAAACTGGCTGACAAAGAAATGATTCAGCAGTATCAATCTGAATATTTCAACAATTTGGGTACTGCACAAAGACGTTTAGGCAAAACTGCAGAAGCTTTTAAATCTTATGAATCTGCTTTAAAATCAAATCCTAAGTCGGCTGCGGTTTATGCAAATTTAGGTTCGTTACACAATCAGAAAGGCAGTAAAACCAAAGCTCTTGACTATCTGAATAAAGGTTTAATTGCAGACGATCAAAATGCTGAAATGTATTTGACTCGTGCTAAAGTCTATGAAGGTTTAAACAAAAAGGATTTAGCCGAAAAAGATTTAAACCAAATTCTAACATTTGCTCCCGACAATATTTTTGCAAGAACTGGTTTAGCCAATCTGAAAAAAAGAAATGGCAACCTTGAAGGTTCTTTGAGTGATTACAATAAACTACTTTCAGAAAAGCCAGAATCTCTACTATACAACGGAAGAGCCGATGTTTATTTAAAACTAAAAAAATACAAAGAAGCATTAGCAGACGTCAATAAAGCAATCTCAATCGATCCGAAATTTTCACAATCATACGTGACGAAAGCACTAATTTTATTTGATTCTGCAAAAGATAAAGAAGCTTGTGCAAGTCTGGATAAAGCTGTTGCCACAGGATACGAAAAAGCGGCATTGACTGAGCAGTATGCAAAATGTGTCAAAAAATAA
- a CDS encoding PQQ-dependent sugar dehydrogenase, whose amino-acid sequence MRKLLLSAILLSALPFSAQSFALTQFATGFTSPVEITHANDTRLFVVQQNGIIKIVQPNGTVNAADFLNISTKVNYGGERGLLGLAFHPQYATNGYFFVYYNNAAGNIIVARYTVSSGNTNVADDTTEKIILNIPKPFDNHNGGSMHFAPDGNLWIVTGDGGGGGDLNNNGQNKNSLLGKMLRIDINNPTGPYNIPADNPFAGAGVDGSDEIWSYGLRNAWKFSFDQTTGNAMIADVGQGVIEEINRVPVTTAGVNYGWRCYEGNNTYNTAGCAASSTMTFPIAVYDHTGGKCSITGGYVYRGTASPSLQGKYFFADYCSTQIGTLDSSNVITWTTPFTGNNFSTFGEDNQKELYVAAVNNGIVYKITTSTLGVQENIFKDVKIHPNPADERVFVEGLQTANAKIELISTEGRKAIDSVKLDSENSFDVTGIAPGVYYINIKSGDLKEYSQKLIIK is encoded by the coding sequence ATGAGAAAATTATTACTTTCGGCAATCTTGTTATCTGCCTTACCTTTCAGTGCACAAAGCTTTGCATTGACGCAATTTGCAACGGGATTCACAAGCCCTGTTGAGATTACCCACGCCAACGACACCCGATTATTTGTTGTTCAACAAAACGGAATTATAAAGATAGTACAACCCAACGGAACCGTGAATGCGGCCGACTTTCTGAACATTAGCACGAAAGTCAATTATGGAGGTGAGCGAGGACTCTTAGGCCTAGCTTTTCACCCACAATATGCAACCAACGGATATTTCTTCGTTTATTATAACAATGCAGCAGGAAATATCATAGTCGCAAGATACACGGTTAGCTCTGGCAACACAAATGTGGCTGACGATACTACAGAAAAGATTATTTTGAATATCCCTAAGCCTTTTGACAATCATAATGGCGGAAGTATGCACTTTGCACCAGATGGTAATTTATGGATTGTAACAGGTGATGGCGGCGGTGGCGGTGATCTGAACAATAATGGTCAGAATAAAAATTCACTTTTGGGTAAGATGTTGAGAATTGATATTAATAATCCTACAGGACCTTACAATATTCCGGCTGACAACCCCTTTGCAGGGGCGGGTGTAGACGGTTCTGATGAAATTTGGTCTTACGGATTGAGAAATGCCTGGAAGTTTTCATTTGACCAAACTACAGGAAATGCGATGATTGCAGATGTAGGACAAGGTGTGATTGAAGAAATCAACAGAGTTCCGGTGACAACAGCAGGTGTAAACTATGGCTGGAGATGTTATGAAGGAAATAACACTTACAACACAGCAGGTTGCGCTGCTTCTTCAACAATGACTTTTCCTATTGCCGTGTATGATCATACCGGGGGAAAATGCTCAATCACAGGGGGATATGTTTACCGTGGAACGGCTTCACCCAGTCTTCAGGGGAAATATTTCTTCGCAGATTACTGCTCTACACAGATCGGAACTTTAGACAGCAGCAATGTCATTACTTGGACTACGCCATTTACCGGAAACAATTTTTCAACATTTGGAGAAGACAATCAGAAAGAATTATATGTGGCCGCAGTCAACAACGGAATCGTTTACAAAATCACAACATCAACATTAGGTGTTCAGGAAAATATATTCAAGGATGTTAAAATTCATCCAAATCCAGCGGATGAAAGGGTTTTTGTAGAAGGATTACAGACGGCAAATGCTAAGATTGAATTGATAAGTACCGAAGGTCGTAAAGCAATCGACAGTGTAAAACTAGACAGTGAAAACAGTTTTGATGTTACGGGAATTGCACCAGGAGTTTATTACATCAATATAAAATCAGGAGATTTGAAAGAGTATAGCCAGAAGTTGATCATTAAATAA
- a CDS encoding 23S rRNA (pseudouridine(1915)-N(3))-methyltransferase RlmH — translation MRINLICIGKTDDKEITSLISYYLIRLPKHWNFEIIEIPDIKNAKNLSPDLLKKEEAKLFQNHIDKNDWVAILDEKGKQFTSREFSQKIDNWMNSSVKKIHILIGGAYGFSDEIYNRANEKMSLSKMTFTHQMIRLFIVEQLYRADQILQGKPYHND, via the coding sequence ATGCGCATTAATCTAATTTGTATCGGGAAAACCGACGATAAGGAAATCACTTCTTTGATCAGCTATTATCTCATCCGACTTCCAAAACACTGGAATTTTGAGATTATTGAAATTCCTGACATCAAAAATGCAAAAAATCTTTCACCTGATTTATTGAAAAAAGAAGAAGCTAAATTATTTCAAAATCATATTGATAAAAATGATTGGGTCGCGATTTTAGACGAAAAAGGAAAACAGTTCACCAGCAGAGAGTTTTCTCAGAAAATCGACAACTGGATGAATTCTTCCGTAAAAAAAATACATATCCTGATTGGTGGAGCTTATGGTTTTTCAGATGAAATCTATAACAGAGCCAACGAAAAAATGTCACTTTCTAAAATGACATTTACGCACCAGATGATCCGGTTATTTATCGTTGAACAATTATATCGTGCTGACCAGATTTTGCAGGGAAAACCTTATCATAATGACTGA
- the hemN gene encoding oxygen-independent coproporphyrinogen III oxidase, with protein MNSLIDKYNIPGPRYTSYPTVPYWDESTFSSEKWKETVIRSFNETNAEEGISIYIHLPFCEALCTFCACHKRITKQHSVEIPYLESVLKEWQLYLQLFNEKPKLKELHLGGGTPTFFSPENLRTLLEGIFSTVEIAEHQEFSFEGHPNNTTREHLQTLYDLGFRRASFGVQDYDLKVQKAINRIQPFEKVKEVTEIAREIGYTGISHDLVFGLPHQSWEAMEHTIRKTMELKPDRLAFYSYAHVPWVKGVGQRGFDENDLPSGEEKRRLYEDGKRLLENLGYIEVGMDHFSLEHDDLYQSLIQKKLHRNFMGYTSSKTQLMVGLGMSAISDSWYAFAQNVKTVEEYQKTVEEGVIPVVKGHILSDEDLTIRRHILNLMCQLETSFNLQNSFPELENAFEMLQEMERDELVEIHDNQIKITEKGRAFTRNVAMVFDLRMMRNKPETRIFSMTI; from the coding sequence ATGAACTCTTTAATCGATAAATATAATATTCCCGGACCTCGTTATACGTCTTACCCTACCGTTCCTTATTGGGACGAGAGCACTTTTTCATCAGAAAAATGGAAAGAAACGGTCATCAGGTCTTTTAATGAAACCAATGCTGAAGAAGGAATTTCTATTTATATTCATTTGCCTTTCTGCGAAGCTTTGTGTACGTTTTGTGCATGTCATAAACGGATTACGAAGCAACACAGTGTGGAAATTCCATACCTTGAAAGTGTTTTAAAAGAATGGCAACTGTATCTACAATTGTTTAATGAAAAACCAAAACTGAAAGAACTTCATTTGGGTGGCGGAACACCTACATTTTTCTCTCCTGAAAATCTAAGAACTTTATTGGAAGGGATTTTTTCTACGGTTGAAATAGCCGAGCATCAGGAGTTTTCTTTTGAAGGACATCCGAATAATACGACGAGAGAGCATTTGCAGACTTTGTATGATTTAGGTTTCAGAAGAGCAAGTTTTGGCGTTCAGGATTATGATTTGAAAGTGCAGAAAGCAATCAATAGAATTCAGCCTTTTGAAAAAGTAAAAGAAGTTACCGAAATAGCCCGTGAAATTGGATATACAGGGATCAGTCATGATTTGGTATTTGGTCTTCCACATCAGAGTTGGGAAGCGATGGAACATACCATCCGCAAAACAATGGAATTGAAACCGGACCGTTTAGCATTTTACTCTTATGCTCATGTTCCGTGGGTGAAAGGTGTCGGGCAACGTGGTTTTGACGAAAACGATTTACCAAGTGGTGAAGAAAAACGCCGTCTTTATGAGGACGGAAAAAGATTGTTAGAAAATTTAGGATACATTGAAGTAGGGATGGATCATTTCTCTCTGGAGCATGATGATTTATACCAATCTTTAATTCAGAAAAAGCTTCACCGAAATTTCATGGGATATACTTCGAGCAAAACCCAATTAATGGTAGGTTTGGGTATGTCTGCCATTTCAGATTCCTGGTATGCTTTTGCACAGAATGTGAAAACGGTAGAGGAGTATCAGAAAACTGTTGAAGAAGGAGTGATTCCTGTGGTCAAAGGACATATTTTAAGTGATGAAGATTTAACAATTCGTAGACATATTTTAAATTTAATGTGTCAGCTGGAAACTTCTTTTAATCTTCAAAACTCTTTTCCTGAGCTTGAAAATGCTTTCGAAATGCTGCAAGAAATGGAAAGAGATGAGTTGGTTGAAATTCATGACAATCAAATAAAAATCACAGAAAAGGGTAGAGCTTTCACGAGAAACGTTGCCATGGTATTTGATCTCAGAATGATGAGAAACAAACCTGAAACCCGAATATTCTCGATGACGATATAA
- a CDS encoding twin-arginine translocase TatA/TatE family subunit, with amino-acid sequence MELSIGEMALIAIAIVVLFGPDKLPQIARDLGSGVRKMRGAVEDIKTEIMKETDNPVSEIKREIEKVKDAAKDFDPTKNIQKDLIGEPSVSETPKIKPSDDDTYEGPVSR; translated from the coding sequence ATGGAATTAAGCATTGGAGAAATGGCATTAATCGCCATTGCGATTGTAGTTTTATTCGGTCCGGATAAACTGCCTCAGATTGCCCGTGATCTAGGATCCGGAGTAAGAAAAATGCGTGGCGCAGTAGAAGATATCAAAACCGAAATCATGAAAGAAACAGACAATCCTGTTTCTGAGATTAAACGTGAAATCGAAAAGGTAAAAGATGCTGCCAAAGATTTTGATCCTACAAAAAATATTCAGAAAGATTTGATCGGTGAACCTTCTGTATCTGAAACACCAAAGATCAAACCTTCGGATGATGATACCTACGAAGGGCCTGTAAGCAGATAA
- a CDS encoding sialate O-acetylesterase: protein MKNLKIFLLLFLPALFYTQKTRVFILAGQSNMNGFGYNKDLPNDLKTFKDVYIFQGNSVPDGDLNGGIGKWDVLKPGNGTGFKTDGKTNQLSDRFGPELSFAKRLKELFPNDKIALIKYAREGTSIDSVARGGFGCWDADFHGKNGINQYDNFLKTIKNALAETDIDGNGKNDEIIPSGILWMQGEGDASHDEAIANRYYGNLKVLMNQMRAALLTDDLPVVIGKISDSGKNEKGKVWPTGELVQYAQEKFVNDDKNAAIVRSTAKYNYGNDPWHYDSAGYIDLGKNFADEVFRLIIK, encoded by the coding sequence ATGAAAAATCTGAAAATATTTCTCCTTCTGTTCTTGCCCGCATTATTTTACACTCAGAAAACCAGGGTTTTCATTCTTGCAGGGCAGTCAAATATGAATGGATTTGGATATAATAAAGATTTACCAAATGATTTAAAAACATTTAAAGATGTTTATATATTTCAGGGAAATTCAGTTCCGGATGGCGATCTGAATGGCGGAATAGGGAAGTGGGACGTTTTAAAGCCAGGAAACGGAACAGGATTTAAAACGGATGGGAAAACCAATCAGCTTTCAGACAGATTCGGTCCGGAGCTGTCTTTTGCCAAAAGGCTCAAAGAACTTTTTCCGAATGATAAAATTGCTTTGATTAAATATGCACGAGAGGGAACATCCATTGACAGTGTTGCAAGAGGCGGATTTGGATGCTGGGATGCCGATTTTCATGGTAAAAATGGAATTAATCAATATGACAACTTTCTTAAAACCATAAAAAATGCTTTGGCCGAAACCGACATTGATGGAAACGGCAAGAATGATGAAATCATCCCATCCGGAATTCTGTGGATGCAGGGTGAAGGCGATGCAAGCCATGATGAAGCTATTGCCAACCGATATTACGGAAATTTGAAAGTTCTGATGAATCAGATGAGAGCTGCTTTACTTACGGATGATCTTCCGGTGGTTATCGGGAAAATTTCCGATTCCGGGAAAAATGAAAAAGGAAAAGTGTGGCCAACCGGAGAGCTGGTGCAGTATGCGCAGGAGAAATTCGTAAATGACGATAAAAATGCAGCAATAGTTCGCTCAACAGCTAAATACAATTACGGAAATGATCCCTGGCATTACGACAGCGCAGGATATATTGACCTCGGGAAAAACTTTGCCGACGAAGTATTTAGACTGATTATAAAATAA